In Pangasianodon hypophthalmus isolate fPanHyp1 chromosome 13, fPanHyp1.pri, whole genome shotgun sequence, the genomic window GACAGAGCTTTCTCCTCTGATACAGCTGAGGATTGCTCGTTTTCTTCACTGTCCTGCTGAACCACACCTTCATCAGCCTCCATCGATATGGCATCATACACACTAGGAAAGAGAAAATCAAATGGTATTCTTTTCGTTTTTACTAGACAGATTCATTCAGCTGTCCTTGTATGAAACAAATCAATCTAAAACatcttcagcaaaaaaaaattcataaattgAAAATTCAGTCAATTGTGTGAAAATTGCCTTTAGTGTGTGGGTGAACTGTGTGCGACGTTTTATCGTTAAACAAAAACGGCTTCATTCTCTTTCACTGAGATATCGTGTTGGATTACCTGCAGTGTGAGGACACGGAGGattgctcaggtgtgtgtggagCATCGGCGAAGAAAGCGGATCCACTCATCACGCTGGAGGAAGCGGGAGAATTTAGCAAAGGTggtgaaagagaagaagaagacgacaCATTGCGAAGGTCACTACTGCTGGCTCCGTATCCGCTGTCATCGTTGTGTCCTCGACTCGATTTCTTAGACAGGAACGCCTGGGGGCTCGATAAAAAACAGGAGACGAGGGATGCCAAGGATTTGGAGGGAGAGCGTGGGTACAAATAATTGGAAGTGCTGCCCCACTTTGGATAAACTTCCTTGCGGAGGCACAAGGGGGCGATCTCGCGCTCGATTTCCACACTGCACACCGTGTGTCTGCGAGCACGCTTGAACGGAGAGGGTACACTTACATTAAAATGAGGCACCTTTTTCAGGGGAGAAGGATGACAAAGGGTTTTTTCGCTGACGGGAGCTGAAGAGGCGTCGTGGCCGTGCTGCAGCGAGGTGATGTCGGGGCAGGAGAGGCTGCGCTTGAGCCGGTTTGAGCCACAACCTGATGACGTCTGTCCTGGTTTTGAGTCGTCTTCCTGATCTAGCTCAtcgtctgtctctcttctctctgaaTACATACACCGCCTCCTCCGTTTGTCCTTTTTCTCAAGATATCCACCATCCATGTCTGTTAACCTGTCATCTTTTACACAAAAGCGGTCCTCGGGTGTCACTCTGGATGGACAGGAAGCATCCGCTAGCATCACGTCCCCTCCCATTTTCCTGCCCCTTGTCGTTATTCCACAGCTCATGATAGAGGTCGCTTCTTTGTCTCCGTCCACTCCTGATCCGACCTCCAGCGTCAGAGACATGGACATCCCCTGATCTTCAAACGCATCCATGGCTCTTTTAACTCTTCTCGTATTCAAGCTCTTTTTGTTAACTTGTGGCTTTTTAGCAGCCGATGTAGCGGAAGTCTCTGATTTGCGCTTTGCTTGACGGATATTGTTCCTTCGCACCAGTTTTGAAACTGAAGTTCCATTGCTTGACTTTAAACACTCTGCCGGATCAATAGAGCAGCTTTCTGCGATATCAGATTTCCTCTCTTCGCACACTTTGTTGTTCTTACGCTGTCTTGTCGTTCGGGAACTAGCCCACGTCAAGGATCCTGACAATGGAGGACCTTCTGCTGGTGTAGAATCGTTTGTCACATTTGTGCTGATAAGATCAATCAAGGCACTTCTGGTGGCACCACTGGTGGCACTCATGATATCCAAGGCTACTAATGTACATTTCACATCTTTTTCCCTTTTACTTCTACTTCTGGATGCCCGCATCTGacctattttctctctctctgaggaaTTACAAGAGTTTAGGTCTGACATTTGAACATCGCCAGAATTGTAAGTGCTAAGACACTCATCTGAGACCTGAACCTTCATCCGTTTACCGGTCTGAACCAGCCTCGAGCTCTGAAAAGTCTTGGTCTGCGTGACTGTTGGAGATTTTTCCACTCGGTCTGTTCCAATGGTGCCTTCTTTTTCCACCCTTTTCACCATTTCCGCTAGTTCACTTCCCTCCATTCCTCtacctttcttcttctttccaaTGGCCGGAGTTGGAAGCCTCAACTTTTTGGGCAAAGGCTGCTCTTGATCTTGGCTTTTACTCTTATCTGCCTGCTCTGTGTGCTTTGTTAACTCATCCAAAGCCTTTTCTTCACACAACACGATTAATTCCTGTACTGCTTTCCCAGATTCAGAACCTTTTGTAAGGCTCCTCCTGACAGAGTCAGTACTGTCCACCAGACCTGTGCGTGGGGGTGGATTTGGATTCATGGATTTGcagttctgtttttcttccctGCTGCTTTGCTGAACATTTGAAGCCCTGACCGCTTCTGTAATCTGACTGGTCGATCTTCTGGTGCTTGCAGAATTTAAAGACCCAAAAGACCCATCATCCTCTGGGATCGAGTCTTGTTGTTGTTCTGATCCGCTCTGCGAAATCGTCACTTTATTCTGCTCTGAATCGCCCACATCACTTGAATTGGTGTCAAAATTCAATCTCTGGACGACCGGCAATTTTGTCACAGGAGTaatctttttctcctctttttttgaAAATACATCTTTGCCGTCCGTTCCTACATCCTCCTTGTTCACATGAGTCACTGACGGAGCTTCGTTGTTTGACCCAGCTGGAAGATCGCTGGGTTTAAAAAGCCGCACGGGACTCATGACGATCTCCGTGAAGCTCGCCATCTTGGATTTGAATGACTGGAAAAGAGGGCCGATCACCCATCTCTTTGCTGGTGGAGGGCTTTCAGGATCTTTTTTCTCAGAATCCCGGGCTTTAGTTGCGTCATGTGACCCTAAAGATAACGACGTTAAATCCAGCTTGCGTTTACAGGACCTTGCAGTTTTAtctctgaaataaaataacacacacacaagaaaattATGCTCATGTCGATCAGCAATCCAAAATGCATACCTGTCTCTGGTGACCAAAAACAGCAGAAGGTGGCTGAGTGTGAAGAGTAGAATCAGCTCGGCCATTAAAAATGAACTGCGCACACAAACCTGTTCGCGAGTGTGTGGCAATGACACAAGCACGGAAGAAAACTGTCGCATGTAAGAGCACTTCACTTCCGCAAGCACTGAGACACTGGCGCTTCCTTTCCGCTCACTCACCTCAGGATACATTTTACTCATGAGTCAAGTTTATTTTTGAGACTTTGGGGACAGGGATAAGAGGTGGGGATAACAAATGGctaagattggaattggatttgaaaaagagaaacttagttttggaactggaaatgtctacatataaagagacttgagtgggttttctttttgttaagatttattttattacatttatgatATGAGAGATTTTTGTACCAAacagtttaactgtgaagtgattcagtttaagaaaaaaaaaaaaaaaaaaaaaaaaaaaaaaaaattaagctgaggaaactttaaataaaacaatatcatGGATACGGGTATCGACTGATACTCAGTTATCggtattggaaaagaaaaagttctCCCTGCTATGACTGGTTACGCTGA contains:
- the prr14 gene encoding uncharacterized protein prr14 yields the protein MVVDMLTSPQEQIPPRVPPTEEDGRNSATALSANRHSDHHPHAVPHASVFHRSDDPGSSSASRSLNMVRTNPSDGADSSEQQRMNSSERDSMESHEDTDESRHRQSEDKTARSCKRKLDLTSLSLGSHDATKARDSEKKDPESPPPAKRWVIGPLFQSFKSKMASFTEIVMSPVRLFKPSDLPAGSNNEAPSVTHVNKEDVGTDGKDVFSKKEEKKITPVTKLPVVQRLNFDTNSSDVGDSEQNKVTISQSGSEQQQDSIPEDDGSFGSLNSASTRRSTSQITEAVRASNVQQSSREEKQNCKSMNPNPPPRTGLVDSTDSVRRSLTKGSESGKAVQELIVLCEEKALDELTKHTEQADKSKSQDQEQPLPKKLRLPTPAIGKKKKGRGMEGSELAEMVKRVEKEGTIGTDRVEKSPTVTQTKTFQSSRLVQTGKRMKVQVSDECLSTYNSGDVQMSDLNSCNSSEREKIGQMRASRSRSKREKDVKCTLVALDIMSATSGATRSALIDLISTNVTNDSTPAEGPPLSGSLTWASSRTTRQRKNNKVCEERKSDIAESCSIDPAECLKSSNGTSVSKLVRRNNIRQAKRKSETSATSAAKKPQVNKKSLNTRRVKRAMDAFEDQGMSMSLTLEVGSGVDGDKEATSIMSCGITTRGRKMGGDVMLADASCPSRVTPEDRFCVKDDRLTDMDGGYLEKKDKRRRRCMYSERRETDDELDQEDDSKPGQTSSGCGSNRLKRSLSCPDITSLQHGHDASSAPVSEKTLCHPSPLKKVPHFNVSVPSPFKRARRHTVCSVEIEREIAPLCLRKEVYPKWGSTSNYLYPRSPSKSLASLVSCFLSSPQAFLSKKSSRGHNDDSGYGASSSDLRNVSSSSSLSPPLLNSPASSSVMSGSAFFADAPHTPEQSSVSSHCSVYDAISMEADEGVVQQDSEENEQSSAVSEEKALSDSEIKTDSKQMERRKVSSIRIRKTLPKPQYNLTPMGLPKAVRIKKKVFSVEEIYTNKNFFKPPEGRLETIFEVPLSRRDGSQSLIGPKRVKRFVEFPELGVVRKPRKPLVGGAGGGGAQRKAAGNSGMGRTRRGREEEALHLQDFDSLLCSKLNELDLWMVTEQMVY